One stretch of Alcaligenes faecalis DNA includes these proteins:
- the pstC gene encoding phosphate ABC transporter permease subunit PstC — MKSNQNAFMDGIFKNMTRSFAFLVFILLAAISISLIYGSRESIAEYGFSFLWTNNWDPVNNEYGALVPIAGTLLTSLIALCIAVPVSFGIAMFLTELSPAWLRRPLGTAIEMLAAIPSIIYGMWGLFVFVPLFQRYVQPSLISLFDGVPVLEQIFAGPPFGIGVFTAGLILSIMVIPFITAVMRDVFELVPPMLKESAYGLGSTTWEVMWRVVLPFTKNGVIGGIMLGLGRALGETMAVTFVIGNSFNLPSSLFSPSNSIASALANEFNEAGGMQKSALLELGLILFLITTVVLAISKLLLLRLAKNEGTSR; from the coding sequence ATGAAATCAAATCAGAACGCCTTTATGGACGGCATTTTCAAGAACATGACGCGCTCGTTTGCGTTCCTCGTGTTCATATTGCTGGCTGCCATCTCTATTTCCCTGATCTATGGAAGCCGGGAATCCATTGCCGAATACGGTTTCTCTTTTCTCTGGACGAATAACTGGGATCCGGTCAATAACGAATATGGCGCATTGGTGCCCATTGCCGGTACCTTGCTCACCTCCCTGATCGCGCTCTGTATTGCAGTGCCGGTCTCCTTCGGGATTGCAATGTTCCTGACGGAACTCTCGCCCGCCTGGCTGCGTCGCCCTCTGGGCACAGCCATTGAAATGCTGGCCGCGATTCCTTCCATCATCTACGGTATGTGGGGCCTGTTTGTCTTTGTGCCCCTGTTCCAGCGCTATGTGCAGCCCAGCCTGATCTCCCTGTTTGACGGGGTGCCGGTGCTGGAGCAGATCTTTGCGGGCCCTCCCTTCGGGATTGGTGTGTTCACCGCCGGTCTGATTCTGTCTATCATGGTGATCCCCTTCATTACCGCCGTGATGCGCGACGTGTTCGAGCTGGTTCCTCCCATGCTCAAGGAGTCCGCTTACGGTCTGGGCAGCACGACCTGGGAAGTGATGTGGCGTGTGGTTCTGCCTTTCACCAAGAACGGGGTCATTGGCGGGATCATGCTGGGTCTGGGACGTGCACTGGGTGAGACCATGGCCGTCACCTTTGTAATTGGTAACTCCTTTAACTTGCCCAGTTCGCTGTTCTCGCCGTCGAACTCGATTGCGTCGGCACTGGCCAACGAGTTTAACGAAGCCGGTGGCATGCAGAAATCTGCCTTGCTGGAGCTGGGTCTGATCCTGTTCCTGATCACCACGGTTGTATTGGCGATCTCCAAGTTGCTCTTGTTGCGTCTGGCCAAGAACGAAGGCACGTCGCGCTAA
- the pstA gene encoding phosphate ABC transporter permease PstA, whose amino-acid sequence MFDKKSAISLSNPIYKRRQVFNRLMLGVSFTALIFGLFWLFWIIWTLIEKGSSAMAWSLLFESTPPPGGEGGLLNAIVGSVMMAGVGTLIGTPIGILAGTYLAEYGQRGWLAPATRFLNDVLLSAPSIIIGLFIYAVYVAQVGHYSGWAGSLALAILVIPVVVRSTDNMLMLVPNGLREAASALGCPKWKVVMAISYRAALPGIVTGVLLAVARIAGETAPLLFTALNNQFMSLNMNAPLANLPVVIFQYAASPFEDWNRLAWAGAVLITLLVLGINILARSLFRQK is encoded by the coding sequence ATGTTTGATAAAAAATCCGCAATTAGTCTGAGCAACCCGATCTACAAACGCAGGCAGGTGTTTAACCGCCTGATGCTGGGTGTGTCTTTTACTGCCTTGATCTTCGGCCTGTTCTGGCTGTTCTGGATCATCTGGACCCTGATCGAAAAGGGCAGCAGCGCCATGGCCTGGTCCTTGCTGTTTGAAAGCACACCGCCTCCCGGTGGTGAGGGTGGTCTGCTGAACGCCATTGTCGGCAGTGTCATGATGGCGGGCGTTGGCACCCTGATCGGCACGCCTATCGGTATTCTGGCTGGCACTTACCTGGCCGAGTACGGTCAGCGCGGCTGGCTGGCTCCGGCAACCCGCTTTCTGAACGACGTGCTGCTGTCGGCACCGTCCATCATTATTGGTCTGTTCATCTACGCCGTGTACGTGGCCCAGGTAGGACACTATTCGGGTTGGGCCGGTTCGCTGGCGCTGGCCATTCTGGTGATCCCCGTGGTGGTGCGTTCTACCGACAATATGCTGATGCTGGTTCCCAACGGTTTGCGTGAAGCGGCCTCGGCATTGGGCTGCCCCAAGTGGAAAGTGGTGATGGCCATCTCTTACCGCGCAGCCTTGCCCGGTATCGTGACGGGTGTTCTGCTGGCCGTAGCTCGTATTGCCGGTGAAACCGCTCCGCTGTTGTTTACAGCGCTGAACAATCAGTTCATGTCCCTGAACATGAACGCACCGCTGGCCAACTTGCCTGTGGTGATTTTCCAATATGCTGCCAGCCCCTTTGAGGACTGGAACCGTCTGGCCTGGGCAGGTGCGGTGCTGATTACCTTGCTGGTGTTGGGTATCAATATCCTGGCTCGCAGCCTTTTCCGCCAAAAATAA
- the pstB gene encoding phosphate ABC transporter ATP-binding protein PstB: protein MSQIITSDESTKIEIRNLNFFYGKFHALRNVNMSIKEKKVTAFIGPSGCGKSTLLRTLNRMYELYPGQRAEGEILLDNENLLTSKQDISLIRAKVGMVFQKPTPFPMSIYDNVAFGVRLFERLSKGEMDERVEWALSKAALWNEVKDKLHQSGNGLSGGQQQRLCIARGVAIKPEVLLLDEPCSALDPISTAKIEELIAELKADYTVVIVTHNMQQAARCSDYTAYMYLGELMEFGETDQIFVKPARKETEDYITGRFG from the coding sequence ATGAGTCAAATTATTACCTCCGACGAATCGACCAAGATTGAAATCCGTAACCTGAATTTCTTCTATGGCAAATTCCATGCCCTGCGCAATGTGAACATGTCTATCAAGGAAAAGAAGGTCACGGCCTTTATCGGACCATCCGGTTGCGGTAAATCCACCTTGCTGCGCACGCTGAACCGTATGTACGAGCTGTACCCCGGCCAACGTGCTGAAGGTGAAATCCTGCTGGACAATGAAAACCTGCTGACCTCCAAGCAGGACATTTCCCTGATCCGCGCCAAAGTGGGCATGGTGTTCCAGAAACCGACACCGTTCCCCATGAGCATTTACGACAACGTGGCCTTTGGCGTGCGTTTGTTCGAGCGCCTGAGCAAAGGTGAGATGGACGAGCGTGTGGAATGGGCCTTGTCCAAAGCCGCGCTGTGGAACGAAGTGAAAGACAAGCTGCACCAAAGCGGTAACGGCCTGTCCGGTGGTCAGCAACAACGTCTGTGTATTGCCCGTGGTGTGGCGATCAAGCCCGAAGTTCTGCTGCTGGACGAACCCTGCTCGGCGCTGGACCCGATTTCCACAGCCAAGATCGAAGAGCTGATTGCCGAACTGAAAGCGGACTACACCGTGGTGATCGTGACTCACAACATGCAGCAGGCTGCACGTTGCTCGGACTACACCGCGTACATGTACCTGGGCGAGCTGATGGAATTTGGTGAAACTGACCAGATTTTCGTGAAACCGGCTCGCAAGGAAACCGAAGACTACATCACGGGTCGTTTCGGTTAA
- a CDS encoding acyl-CoA synthetase: protein MLSADSAYSQSYSEFHWSIPEHYNIAHDTCDKWADGSGRLALIQQLPDGQVKRYTFDQLKAWSDSLAAAWQAQGIQAGDRIAIFLAQGLETALAHLATYKIGAIAMPLFTLFGTDALRYRLNDSGASTLITDQQGLETVLPLREQLPQLKHLYQSDSQQDQGQALSLWQAIAAHPEPAPRTLNTRADDPAVLIYTSGTTGSAKGALHAHRVLLGHLPGVEMSHNFLPTGEGLMWTPADWAWIGGLLDVLLPAWHHGIPVLAYRFPKFDAEATWKLMSEHGVTHTFLPPTALKMLRRSQWSREQWPLKLQSIASGGESLGAQLLDWAKQELGITINEFYGQTECNMIVSSCSAWFPGQAGKIGKAVPGHKVAIVDDQGQIQKAGVEGHIAVQAPDPVMFLGYWQRPEATREKFVGDWLLTGDKGMQDEDGYIQFVGRDDDVITSSGYRIGPGPIEDGLMGHPAVAMAAVIGVPDPERTEVVKAFIVLKEDVEPSQALVKEIQEHIKRRVAAHEYPRLIEFVDALPMTTTGKVIRHALRKLSQ, encoded by the coding sequence ATGCTGTCTGCTGATTCTGCTTACTCACAAAGCTACTCGGAATTTCACTGGTCCATCCCCGAGCACTACAACATCGCTCACGACACCTGCGACAAGTGGGCCGATGGCTCCGGGCGTCTGGCCCTGATCCAGCAATTGCCCGATGGTCAGGTCAAGCGCTACACCTTCGATCAACTCAAAGCCTGGTCCGACTCGCTGGCCGCCGCCTGGCAAGCCCAGGGCATACAGGCAGGCGATCGTATCGCCATCTTTTTGGCGCAGGGACTGGAAACGGCTCTGGCGCATTTGGCGACCTACAAGATTGGCGCCATCGCCATGCCCTTGTTCACCCTGTTTGGCACGGACGCGCTGCGCTATAGGCTGAATGACTCCGGTGCCAGCACCTTGATTACCGATCAACAGGGCCTGGAGACCGTGCTGCCCTTGCGCGAGCAGTTGCCTCAGCTTAAACATCTTTATCAAAGTGATAGCCAGCAGGATCAGGGGCAGGCACTGTCGCTGTGGCAAGCCATTGCCGCACACCCTGAACCGGCACCACGCACACTGAACACCCGCGCAGACGATCCTGCCGTGCTTATCTATACCTCCGGCACCACGGGGTCGGCCAAAGGCGCCCTGCATGCCCACCGTGTACTGCTGGGACATCTGCCGGGCGTAGAGATGTCGCACAACTTCCTGCCTACGGGCGAAGGCTTGATGTGGACACCCGCCGATTGGGCCTGGATTGGCGGCTTGCTGGATGTGCTGCTGCCCGCCTGGCATCACGGTATACCCGTGCTGGCCTACCGCTTCCCCAAATTCGACGCCGAGGCCACCTGGAAGCTGATGTCCGAGCACGGCGTCACGCATACCTTCCTGCCCCCTACTGCCCTGAAAATGCTGCGCCGCAGCCAATGGTCACGCGAGCAATGGCCCTTGAAGCTACAATCCATTGCCAGCGGCGGGGAGTCACTGGGCGCGCAACTTCTGGATTGGGCGAAGCAGGAACTGGGCATCACCATCAACGAGTTCTACGGGCAAACCGAGTGCAATATGATCGTGTCCTCCTGCTCGGCCTGGTTTCCCGGTCAGGCAGGCAAGATCGGCAAGGCGGTGCCTGGGCACAAGGTCGCGATTGTGGATGATCAGGGGCAAATTCAGAAAGCCGGTGTCGAAGGCCATATTGCCGTGCAAGCTCCCGATCCGGTGATGTTTCTGGGCTACTGGCAAAGACCCGAGGCGACCCGCGAGAAATTCGTGGGCGATTGGCTGCTGACTGGCGACAAAGGCATGCAGGACGAGGATGGCTATATCCAGTTCGTAGGCCGGGATGATGATGTGATCACCAGTTCCGGCTACCGCATTGGCCCCGGCCCGATTGAAGATGGCCTGATGGGGCATCCCGCTGTCGCCATGGCAGCAGTGATCGGTGTGCCCGACCCGGAGCGCACTGAAGTCGTGAAGGCCTTTATTGTGCTCAAAGAAGATGTAGAGCCGTCACAAGCGCTGGTCAAGGAGATTCAGGAACACATCAAACGCCGAGTGGCTGCGCATGAATACCCACGGCTGATTGAATTTGTAGATGCCCTGCCCATGACGACCACCGGCAAAGTCATACGTCATGCTTTACGCAAATTGAGCCAGTAA
- a CDS encoding VOC family protein: MKRTSLFSALVLSAGLLGGTAAIAQEAATAATTPAQTAQKQTRQARDHKPLTADEVKDIGPAYQRLKDAGYTKVGSLHQRGDHIMAMVVDKDGKVVRVRSEGENGAFTVVERKTDGQHRRGHRPGHEARQDSATKEAAKS, translated from the coding sequence ATGAAACGCACTTCCCTTTTCTCCGCCTTGGTTCTGAGCGCAGGCCTGTTGGGCGGCACCGCCGCCATTGCCCAGGAAGCCGCGACTGCTGCTACCACTCCGGCACAAACCGCCCAGAAACAAACCCGTCAGGCTCGTGATCACAAGCCCCTGACAGCCGACGAAGTGAAAGACATTGGCCCCGCCTACCAGCGCCTGAAAGATGCTGGCTACACCAAAGTAGGCAGCCTGCACCAGCGTGGCGACCACATCATGGCCATGGTCGTGGATAAAGACGGCAAAGTTGTCCGTGTCCGCTCCGAAGGTGAAAACGGTGCCTTCACCGTTGTAGAGCGCAAAACAGACGGTCAGCATCGCCGTGGTCACCGCCCAGGGCACGAAGCCCGTCAAGATAGCGCCACGAAAGAGGCTGCCAAATCCTGA
- a CDS encoding PepSY domain-containing protein codes for MTSIKQSALLMCLAAVLTAVMPLALAHSHDSSDCGRKQQRGDSSWDRDQRADWSEHDYFGDDDCFRRLPPPPPPPEPPPPNERFGPSPYWPPGPAYRGHDQAREAVRRGEALPLREVLKRVRETYPGRVLRVQFEYDERFELWVYDLRMLVDDNRLLRLKVDALTAKVLLVRGVKRSHSRGH; via the coding sequence ATGACGTCCATTAAACAATCCGCACTGCTGATGTGTTTGGCCGCTGTTCTGACGGCGGTGATGCCATTGGCTCTCGCTCATTCTCATGATTCCTCGGACTGCGGTCGTAAACAGCAGCGGGGGGACTCGTCGTGGGACCGGGACCAGCGTGCGGATTGGTCTGAACATGATTACTTCGGGGACGATGACTGTTTTCGGCGTCTACCCCCTCCGCCACCTCCACCCGAGCCTCCCCCTCCCAACGAGCGTTTTGGTCCCAGCCCGTACTGGCCTCCGGGACCGGCTTATCGTGGCCACGATCAGGCCCGTGAAGCCGTGCGTCGTGGTGAGGCCTTGCCCTTGCGGGAAGTCCTGAAGCGAGTGCGCGAGACCTATCCCGGACGAGTGCTGCGTGTGCAGTTTGAATATGACGAGCGCTTTGAGCTTTGGGTGTATGACTTGCGCATGCTGGTTGATGACAACCGCCTGTTGCGTCTGAAAGTGGACGCCTTGACCGCCAAAGTGCTGCTTGTGCGTGGCGTAAAGCGCTCGCATTCCCGAGGACATTGA
- a CDS encoding response regulator transcription factor, whose amino-acid sequence MRILVVEDEPTLAAQLQQALERAGYAVQVAHDGEQGHYQGEVEAFDAVVLDLGLPGMDGVSVLRRWRASDINMPVLILTARNDWHDKVEGMDAGADDYVAKPFHMEELLARMRALLRRAAGQANPRLQLGQLELDARSSSISCAGMVLSLTSHEYRLLAFMMHHPGQVLSRTQLTEHIYSQDFERDSNTIEVFIGRLRKKLPAGYIETVRGMGYRLVDPEA is encoded by the coding sequence ATGCGGATACTGGTTGTCGAAGACGAGCCTACCTTGGCAGCGCAATTGCAGCAGGCGCTGGAGCGGGCAGGCTACGCGGTTCAGGTGGCTCATGATGGTGAGCAAGGCCATTACCAGGGCGAGGTTGAAGCCTTTGATGCCGTGGTGCTGGATCTGGGTTTGCCGGGCATGGACGGGGTATCGGTCCTGCGCCGCTGGCGCGCGTCGGATATCAATATGCCGGTGCTGATTCTGACAGCCCGCAATGATTGGCACGACAAGGTCGAAGGCATGGATGCTGGTGCGGACGACTACGTGGCCAAACCCTTTCACATGGAAGAGTTGCTGGCCCGTATGCGCGCCTTGTTGCGCCGTGCGGCCGGGCAGGCGAACCCGCGTTTGCAACTGGGCCAATTGGAACTGGATGCGCGCTCGTCCTCGATCAGTTGTGCGGGCATGGTCCTGTCGCTGACCAGCCATGAATATCGCTTGCTGGCGTTCATGATGCATCACCCTGGTCAGGTGCTGTCGCGCACCCAACTGACCGAGCATATTTACTCCCAGGACTTCGAGCGCGATTCCAATACCATCGAGGTTTTTATTGGCCGTCTGCGCAAGAAATTGCCCGCCGGTTATATCGAAACGGTGCGAGGTATGGGCTACCGTCTGGTGGACCCTGAAGCATGA
- a CDS encoding sensor histidine kinase yields the protein MIALRGHTILGSLRGRLLLGTLAWILISIVLAGLGLNRLFQDHVYRQFEQRLQTHLDQIMADVNLDNADGVTLQSRLSDPLFEQPYSGMYWQIARQEAGSDQWTVVLRSTSLWDEALDVNAPDTPNGVLSLTGPEKQRLVVLRQELDEVNDKGQSLQIMVAGNRELLAEPLARFERILFLSLGGLAVGLILAAILQVVLALYPLHLLRRRLLDVQEGREPQVSGSFPSEIQPLVDDFNAVLSANAGMVDRARAQAGNLAHAVKTPLTIMGNAAQAEDPHLAALVSEQVALAQRQVDHHLSRARAMAVRAIGVRTDVSSCLQSLCRVMGRLHSDKQIHLDLPDQELIFKGEEQDLQEMAGNLLDNACKWATQNVWCHVWQQDNVLHLVVEDDGPGLDPEQLERVFGRGQRADERHPGFGLGLDIVRELARSYQGKVRASASEKGGLRLDLTLAS from the coding sequence ATGATCGCCTTGCGGGGTCACACTATTTTGGGTTCTTTGCGCGGCCGCTTGCTGCTGGGGACGCTGGCCTGGATTCTGATCAGTATTGTTCTGGCCGGTTTGGGCCTGAATCGCCTGTTTCAGGACCACGTTTATCGTCAGTTCGAGCAGCGTTTGCAAACCCATCTGGATCAGATCATGGCGGACGTGAATCTGGACAATGCCGATGGCGTCACCCTGCAATCGCGCCTGAGCGACCCTTTATTTGAACAGCCTTATTCGGGTATGTACTGGCAGATCGCACGCCAGGAAGCGGGTAGTGATCAGTGGACGGTGGTCTTGCGTTCAACCTCTTTGTGGGACGAGGCTCTGGATGTGAATGCTCCCGATACGCCGAATGGCGTCTTGTCGCTGACGGGACCGGAAAAGCAGCGTCTGGTGGTGCTGCGTCAGGAGCTGGACGAGGTTAATGACAAGGGCCAAAGCTTGCAGATCATGGTGGCCGGCAACCGTGAGTTGCTGGCCGAGCCACTGGCCCGTTTCGAGCGGATTCTGTTCCTGTCTCTGGGCGGTTTGGCCGTGGGTTTGATTCTGGCTGCAATCTTGCAAGTGGTGCTGGCCTTGTATCCGCTGCATCTGTTGCGACGCCGTTTGCTGGATGTGCAGGAAGGTCGGGAGCCGCAAGTCAGCGGCAGTTTTCCCAGCGAAATTCAGCCCTTGGTGGATGACTTCAATGCCGTGCTCAGTGCCAATGCGGGCATGGTGGATCGCGCACGGGCGCAGGCAGGAAACCTGGCCCATGCTGTCAAAACCCCGCTGACGATTATGGGCAACGCAGCCCAGGCGGAAGATCCGCATCTGGCGGCTTTGGTCAGCGAACAGGTGGCCTTGGCTCAGCGACAGGTGGATCACCATTTGTCACGTGCACGGGCCATGGCGGTACGTGCCATCGGCGTGCGTACGGATGTGTCCAGCTGCCTGCAATCCTTGTGCCGGGTGATGGGACGTTTGCATAGCGACAAGCAGATTCACCTGGATTTGCCTGATCAGGAATTGATCTTTAAAGGTGAAGAGCAGGATTTGCAGGAGATGGCCGGGAACCTGCTGGATAACGCCTGCAAATGGGCGACGCAGAATGTGTGGTGCCACGTGTGGCAGCAGGACAATGTGCTGCATCTGGTGGTGGAAGATGATGGTCCAGGTCTGGACCCGGAGCAGTTGGAGCGTGTGTTTGGCCGTGGTCAGCGTGCGGATGAGCGGCATCCTGGCTTTGGGTTGGGGCTGGATATTGTGCGTGAACTGGCTCGCAGCTATCAGGGTAAGGTGCGAGCCAGTGCGTCAGAGAAAGGTGGTTTGCGGCTGGATTTGACCTTGGCGAGTTAA
- a CDS encoding DoxX family protein translates to MSRDDLGKLLLRVTVGVLILLHGIAKIRYGIGGIERMLIANNMPGFLAWGVYIGEVIAPVLMILGFYARAGGLIVAMNMVIALLLAHSNQIGSFNAQGIWALELQGMFLIGALTVGLIGAGRYSLGGDGGPWN, encoded by the coding sequence ATGTCTCGTGATGATCTTGGAAAACTCTTGCTGCGTGTCACGGTCGGTGTGTTGATCCTGCTGCACGGCATCGCCAAGATACGTTATGGCATCGGAGGAATCGAAAGAATGCTGATCGCCAACAATATGCCCGGCTTTCTGGCCTGGGGCGTGTACATAGGCGAAGTGATTGCTCCCGTCCTGATGATTCTGGGCTTTTACGCCCGCGCCGGCGGTTTGATTGTAGCCATGAACATGGTCATTGCCTTGTTGCTGGCCCATAGCAACCAGATCGGCAGTTTCAATGCTCAAGGTATTTGGGCTCTGGAGCTGCAAGGCATGTTCCTGATTGGCGCGCTGACAGTCGGTTTGATTGGCGCCGGACGTTACAGCCTGGGTGGCGATGGCGGCCCTTGGAACTAA
- a CDS encoding transporter substrate-binding domain-containing protein yields MTQKQAVAAELAPSGVLRVAMNYGNPVLAQRGANEQSPKGVSADLARSVAQELGLSVQFHGYDAAQAVVEAVYKGEWDLAFLAIDPKRAEKIRFSEAYVHIEGTYLVREESAFQTVDQLDQQGVCIAVGKGAAYDLFLSRHLKHADLVRATTSADAIDLFVEEELDAAAGVRQPLERYARSRSGLRVLPDSFTVIRQAMAVPSERTLAHAWVEAFIARQKKEGMVAQFLADSGQANVTVPE; encoded by the coding sequence ATGACACAAAAGCAGGCTGTCGCAGCAGAACTGGCCCCCAGCGGGGTTTTGCGTGTTGCCATGAATTATGGCAATCCCGTCCTGGCCCAACGCGGTGCCAATGAGCAGTCGCCCAAAGGGGTGTCGGCCGATCTGGCGCGCAGCGTGGCGCAAGAGCTGGGCTTGAGCGTGCAATTTCATGGCTACGATGCGGCCCAGGCCGTCGTTGAGGCGGTCTACAAGGGCGAGTGGGATCTGGCCTTTTTGGCGATTGATCCCAAGCGTGCGGAAAAGATCCGCTTCAGTGAAGCCTATGTGCATATCGAAGGCACCTATCTGGTGCGCGAAGAGTCTGCCTTTCAGACCGTAGACCAGCTGGATCAGCAAGGCGTGTGCATTGCGGTTGGCAAAGGTGCGGCCTATGACTTGTTTCTGAGCCGTCATTTAAAACATGCCGATCTGGTACGGGCGACGACTTCTGCTGATGCGATTGATCTGTTTGTAGAGGAAGAACTGGACGCCGCTGCGGGTGTGCGCCAGCCCCTGGAGCGCTATGCGCGTTCCCGCAGTGGCTTGCGGGTGCTGCCCGACAGCTTCACCGTGATCCGTCAGGCCATGGCGGTGCCGTCCGAGCGCACGCTGGCCCATGCCTGGGTCGAGGCCTTTATTGCCCGGCAGAAGAAAGAAGGGATGGTGGCGCAGTTTCTGGCCGATAGCGGCCAGGCCAATGTCACCGTGCCGGAATAG
- a CDS encoding LysR family transcriptional regulator, producing the protein MLTSDHLELLLAVVEHGSFSAAARALRRTQSAVSMAVANLEAELDLTLFDRSRREPVPTAELLAMLPDAKLIASRLQGLRLHLQELSGGLESHLRLGIVCDVDPKPALIALQALEQHYPGLDIELRTAPQDTLVEALKKRELDLCIAYGGLELESVGIVQSLWTETISAVAAPGHPLLQDSPRPLEDLKAYRQIVITSPDNDIGKDRSMLSLRQWKTDSLPMTLELVERGLGWANLPMSCLGPSLESGRLSRIQFSTGSNGLDLPIYLLQSKGQDAGKAQALFRQALQDELNTRLQSIPAR; encoded by the coding sequence ATGCTTACCAGTGATCATCTTGAACTCCTGCTTGCCGTGGTCGAGCACGGCTCCTTCTCTGCCGCCGCACGGGCGTTGCGACGTACGCAATCGGCTGTCAGCATGGCGGTAGCCAATCTGGAGGCCGAACTGGACCTGACGCTGTTTGACCGCAGCCGCCGTGAACCCGTCCCCACAGCCGAGCTGCTGGCCATGCTGCCCGATGCCAAGCTGATCGCCAGCCGCTTGCAGGGCTTGCGGCTGCATTTGCAGGAATTGTCGGGGGGACTGGAAAGCCATTTGCGACTGGGCATCGTCTGTGATGTAGACCCCAAACCGGCTTTGATTGCCTTGCAGGCGCTGGAGCAACACTATCCCGGTCTGGACATAGAACTGCGAACCGCGCCGCAAGACACACTGGTCGAAGCCTTGAAAAAGCGCGAGCTGGATCTGTGCATTGCCTATGGCGGGCTGGAACTGGAAAGCGTGGGGATTGTGCAGTCGCTGTGGACCGAAACCATTAGCGCCGTGGCGGCACCGGGCCATCCCTTGCTACAAGACAGCCCCCGGCCTCTGGAAGATTTGAAAGCCTACAGGCAGATCGTGATTACCAGCCCGGACAACGACATAGGCAAGGACCGCTCCATGCTCAGCCTGCGTCAATGGAAAACGGACAGCCTGCCCATGACGCTGGAGCTAGTGGAGCGGGGTTTGGGATGGGCAAATCTGCCCATGTCTTGCCTGGGGCCTTCACTGGAATCCGGTCGCCTGAGCCGCATCCAGTTTTCCACTGGCAGCAATGGGCTGGACTTGCCCATTTATCTGCTGCAATCCAAGGGGCAGGATGCAGGTAAAGCGCAGGCCCTGTTCAGACAGGCCCTGCAAGACGAACTGAATACGCGCCTTCAGTCTATTCCGGCACGGTGA
- a CDS encoding PACE efflux transporter, translating to MQGWKRRVVYVGMFELLGMMVAATVLGHLSGAGAMESGVLSFMISTCAVSVNLFYNMLFEAWERRRQIQARTFWHRVLHVAGFQIVLVSLLIPLIAWWLNVSLWKAFLMEAVLLAFFPIFAFIYNWAFDSIFGLPDSVGVSASQS from the coding sequence GTGCAGGGATGGAAAAGAAGAGTTGTCTACGTAGGCATGTTCGAGTTGTTGGGCATGATGGTAGCGGCAACCGTATTGGGGCACTTGAGTGGGGCGGGGGCGATGGAAAGCGGGGTGCTGTCTTTCATGATCAGCACCTGCGCGGTATCGGTGAACCTGTTCTACAACATGCTGTTTGAAGCCTGGGAGCGTCGTCGTCAGATTCAGGCGCGCACGTTCTGGCACCGGGTGCTGCATGTGGCCGGTTTTCAGATTGTGCTGGTGTCTTTGCTGATCCCGCTGATTGCGTGGTGGCTGAATGTCAGCTTGTGGAAGGCTTTTCTGATGGAAGCGGTATTGCTGGCTTTCTTTCCCATCTTCGCTTTCATCTACAACTGGGCATTTGATTCTATTTTTGGTTTGCCCGACTCGGTGGGGGTGAGCGCCAGCCAAAGTTAA